A stretch of DNA from Candidatus Zixiibacteriota bacterium:
TCGACAACTAACACCTTCCCGCTCCCCCGGATATCCACTACCACCTCGCGGCTTTCAGTTGAGGTTGTTTCAACAATCGGCAGATATATTATAAACTCAGTTCCCTGATTAAGCTTACTCTGAACATCGATATAACCGTTATGGTCTTTTATTACACCATAGACTATTGCCAGCCCCAAGCCGCTGCCGCTTTTACCCATTTCCTTTTTTGAATAGAATGGTTCGAAGATGTGTTTGATATCTTTTTCATCGATACCAAGGCCTAAATCTTTAACGGTTATAATGATATATTCACCGGCATCTATGTTATCGAAACCCCCTATTAGCTTCTCTATATACCTGCGCTCTGTTTGAATAATAAGTTCGCCGCCCTGAGGCATCGCTTCTATGGCGTTAATGACCAGGTTCATTATTACTTTAGATATATGTGAGGCGGAGCCATGAGCTTTGGCAAGATTGCCGTCAAATTCCGTTTTAATATTCACTCCGGCGTGTTTGGCTTTCAAATTCAAAAAGTCGGGCGACTGCAAGTATGACTCGATAAGTTCGTTTATATCCAAAGGCACCATATCATAACGCCCTCTTCTGGCCATAGTGAGAAGGTCTTGGACAACATCTGCGGCTCGCTGCGCAGATTTTTCTATCATTGAAATATCTTCCCTGATAGGACTATCCTCAGGCAATTTCACCATGATCATTTCCGGATAGGCTACCAGCGGTCCGAGAATGTTGTTCAAATCATGAGCCACTCCGCCGGCAAGAACTCCTATGGATTCCATTCTCTGGGCGCGAATAAGCTTTTCTCTTAATTGCTGTTTTTCTTTCTCTGCCTTCTTTAAATCCGTAATATCAGTGAATACTCCGACATATCCTTCTATGCTCCCATCATTGCCAAGAAGCGATGTCGCTGAAACAATAATCTGGCGCAACTGCCCGTCTTCTTTTCTAATTGTCAACCCATAATTATTGTGTTTAATATTTTTCAGTTTTTTGGTTCCTTTTAATACTTTTTCGAATTCTTCTTCCACAACTATTTCTTTAAAATTCATTCCAATCAATTTATCTAACGAGTATCCAAATAATTTGCAGAGCGCCTGATTGGCGAATAATATATTCTCATTGAGATCAACAATTCCAACGCCATCATGCATAGACTCAATGAATGAGCGGTATTTTTGTTCGGACTGCCGCAGTAATTCTTCCGCCCGTTCGCGTTCAGTAATATTCTTATTAACTCCGCGATAGCCAATTAAATTACCTTTGTCATCTAAAATGGGAACACCGTTGGTCTGAAGACATACAAGATAACCGTCTTTGTGTATATTCCAATTGACAATATCGATAATGTTTTCTTTTTGCATTGCTATTTTTAGAAAATCATTTTTAATCTTCTCCGAGTCTTCTTTTGTCATAAAGTTAAATGGCGTTTTACCCATAAGTTCCTCGGGGCTGTAGCCAAGAACATCTACAACATTTTCACTGATATAGGTATATACTCCATTTTCATCAACTTCCCATATCCAGTCAGAACTGCTTAAGGCAACATCCCTAAACCTTTTTTCAGAGGTTCGCAATGCCTCCTCTATCTGTTTGCGTTCGGTGATTTCTTTTTGGAGCCGCTGATTAGTTAAAGTTAACGCGTTTGTACGCTCTTCGACCAATTCTTCAAGGTGATTCTGGTATTCCCTAATTTTTACTTCTGTTTGTTTGCGCTCAGTGATGTCCCTGAAAACTAAAATGACACCTGTTATGTTTCCTTTATCATCTTTAATAGGAGCTGCGCTGTCATCAATTGGGATTTCTGTTCCGTCCTGTTTTAAAAGGACAGCATTATTAGCCAACATTATAGCGGTTTTTTCACGGAGGGCTTTCGCTACAGGATTTTCAATCGGATTATGAGTATTATTATCGACGATATTAAGCATGTCTTCAATATTTTTGCCAAAGGTTTCTTCTTTTTTCCACCCGGTAAGAGTTTCAGCCACTGGATTTATAAATGTTATATTGCCATCGGTGTCAGTGGCTATGACAGCATCGCCAATACTGCTTAAAGTTGTAGCCAGCCATTGTTCTCTTTCTTTTAAATTCCGCTCCAGTTTATGTCTGTATAGAGCCATTTCAATTGATGTATGCAGTTCTCGTTCTTCGAACGGTTTAAGCAGGTAGCCGAAAGGTCCTGTTAGTTTGGCTCGCTGTAAAGTTTTCTCATCGGAGTTAGCAGTAAGGAAAATAACGGGAATATCGAAGTGTTTAAGGATGCGTTCAGCTGCTTCAACTCCATCCATATCTCCCTGTATTTGGATGTCCATTAGCACCATTTCCGGGTGCGTATTTTCAACATTTTTTATAGCTTCATTCCCGGAAGCGACAGTACCGGTAACAATGTAACCAAGCGTTTCCAGCCGGTCTTTTATATCCATGGCGACTATGCCTTCATCTTCGACAATCAGCACCTTATTTTTTGGCATTCTTTCGCTCCTTTTTCTTTTGTTTGTGGAATCGGGAAGATAACGGAAAATTTTGTTCCTTTTTCAGCATCAAGCTGAATGACTCCCCCTAACTGCCTAGTTAGCGTGCTTACTAATTGCAAACCAAGTGAGTCGGTTGTTTGTAAGTCTGCCTTACCCTTGAAACCGGAACCGTTATCACTGACAGTAAGAATATATTTTCCATCATCGTTCTCGCTAAAATTAATATTAATTTCACCGTTCTCTCTATCCTTAAAAGCGTACTTTAAAGAATTGGAAAAAAGTTCATTAATAATCAAGCCGCAAGGAACTGCAGTATCAACGCCGAGCATTATTTTATCCACGTTAAGATAAAGTTTTATACTAATAGAATTGTTTTCAAATGAGCGCATTAAGTAGTTGGTCAGGTTCCTGGTATATTCTGAAAAATCGATTCGAGCAAGGTCTTTCGATTGATACAATTTTTCATGAATAAGCGCCATTGATTTAACCCGGCTTTGGCTATCTCTGAACATTATCAACGCCTCTTTGTCTTTAATATTTTTAGACTGAAGGTTGAGCAGACTGGTAATAACCTGCAGATTGTTTTTAACCCGATGGTGAATTTCCTTTAGAAGCACCTCTTTCTCTTTAAGAGAGGTTTTGATTTGTTGTTCTGTCTGCTTTCGTTCTGTAATGTCACGAACTACAGCCTGCAATATCTTATGCCCGCCAAGTTCCATAGGAGTTAAAAGGACATCAGCAGAGAATTCAGTACCATCGAGTTTCATGTGCAGCCATTCGAAGTGACTCTTTCCCGTTTCAAATGCTGTTTTCATATTTTCATTAGCAAGCGTCATAGAATCCTGTCCCCCTGGCTGCAGCGGAGGCGAAAACTCGCTTGGGTGCTTCGCTAAAAACTCACTTCTGTGGCTGCAGCCAAACATTTTTAAGGTAGCGCTGTTGCAGCTGAGATAGCCTTTTTCATTTAACGTCATTATAGCGTCGCTGGATGACTCTATCAGAGTACGGTATTTCTCTTCCGAATCCTGCAGCGCTTTCTCCGCTCGTTTGCGTTCGGTAATGTCTATTGCGACAAATACTATTCCCTGAATTTTATTGTCATTAGAACGCATCATCGAAGCTGAAAATAGCACTGGTATTCTCACGCCATTTTTCGAGAGGTAAACCCTTTCAATATTAATAACGCTATCTTCATTAATCAGATTCTGGAGCCACATATTATCAGCAGGTAATGGTTCTTCTGCAAAAATTTTGCTTACCGGCTGACCTATAAGTTCATTTTCATCATACTCCAATAAATCACTGGCAGCGGCATTAACAGTTTGAATAATACTTGATGGCGAAGTTACGATAAGAGTATCGTTCATAGAACGGATGATATTGTCGGTATAATCACGGGCAGAGATCAATTCCGATTGTGATATTTTAAGGGATTCTGTCATCCTATTAAAGGACTTAGCCAATAATCCTATCTCATCCTTGGATTTGACCGCAATAGGAGAGGAAAGATCGCCCTTAGCTATCATTTCCGTTCTTTTAACCAGTTTCTTTATAGGCTCAGTAAAATGATAACCGACGAAAACTACTAGAATGATAACCAGAATCAATCCCAGTACCAGGATTATAACCATACCGCTTATGGTTTCTGTTATCATCGCTTTTATAGTATCGGCATCTTTAAAAGCGGCTATAATCGCTGATTTT
This window harbors:
- a CDS encoding PAS domain S-box protein; translation: MPKNKVLIVEDEGIVAMDIKDRLETLGYIVTGTVASGNEAIKNVENTHPEMVLMDIQIQGDMDGVEAAERILKHFDIPVIFLTANSDEKTLQRAKLTGPFGYLLKPFEERELHTSIEMALYRHKLERNLKEREQWLATTLSSIGDAVIATDTDGNITFINPVAETLTGWKKEETFGKNIEDMLNIVDNNTHNPIENPVAKALREKTAIMLANNAVLLKQDGTEIPIDDSAAPIKDDKGNITGVILVFRDITERKQTEVKIREYQNHLEELVEERTNALTLTNQRLQKEITERKQIEEALRTSEKRFRDVALSSSDWIWEVDENGVYTYISENVVDVLGYSPEELMGKTPFNFMTKEDSEKIKNDFLKIAMQKENIIDIVNWNIHKDGYLVCLQTNGVPILDDKGNLIGYRGVNKNITERERAEELLRQSEQKYRSFIESMHDGVGIVDLNENILFANQALCKLFGYSLDKLIGMNFKEIVVEEEFEKVLKGTKKLKNIKHNNYGLTIRKEDGQLRQIIVSATSLLGNDGSIEGYVGVFTDITDLKKAEKEKQQLREKLIRAQRMESIGVLAGGVAHDLNNILGPLVAYPEMIMVKLPEDSPIREDISMIEKSAQRAADVVQDLLTMARRGRYDMVPLDINELIESYLQSPDFLNLKAKHAGVNIKTEFDGNLAKAHGSASHISKVIMNLVINAIEAMPQGGELIIQTERRYIEKLIGGFDNIDAGEYIIITVKDLGLGIDEKDIKHIFEPFYSKKEMGKSGSGLGLAIVYGVIKDHNGYIDVQSKLNQGTEFIIYLPIVETTSTESREVVVDIRGSGKVLVVDDIQEQRELAATLLAGLGYNVEIAPEGRSAVEYLKENQADVVILDMIMEDGFDGLDTYKEILKYHPEQKAIIASGFAETDRVKDAEKLGVGKYVKKPYTMQQLGKAVKEVLIDSV
- a CDS encoding PAS domain S-box protein, with protein sequence MKMFIGVINKILKTLQKLSINSIRTKLLCVLIVILTLPMSIGIIYSVRTFGNFAEGQAYEKVENDLAHSMMIYENKKNQIETITKSIAMDNAVKVTVSLGKESLLGQQLGKYLEKFLKKDMIDWIIITDNQANIIARKETSKLLNSIQPEKNIIRKAIKGGPIASSYAISKNEFLKGKPHSEINTEPYENDFDQYVFIISACPLSYNDKTVGVVTAGCLLNENKLFLEEMKGKSEIEFAIIQKDQMILTNLTDLKGNLLFGKKINLLTPENRKGQDVYIRKVHIEKKDYIFNSVPISNIKGEKSAIIAAFKDADTIKAMITETISGMVIILVLGLILVIILVVFVGYHFTEPIKKLVKRTEMIAKGDLSSPIAVKSKDEIGLLAKSFNRMTESLKISQSELISARDYTDNIIRSMNDTLIVTSPSSIIQTVNAAASDLLEYDENELIGQPVSKIFAEEPLPADNMWLQNLINEDSVINIERVYLSKNGVRIPVLFSASMMRSNDNKIQGIVFVAIDITERKRAEKALQDSEEKYRTLIESSSDAIMTLNEKGYLSCNSATLKMFGCSHRSEFLAKHPSEFSPPLQPGGQDSMTLANENMKTAFETGKSHFEWLHMKLDGTEFSADVLLTPMELGGHKILQAVVRDITERKQTEQQIKTSLKEKEVLLKEIHHRVKNNLQVITSLLNLQSKNIKDKEALIMFRDSQSRVKSMALIHEKLYQSKDLARIDFSEYTRNLTNYLMRSFENNSISIKLYLNVDKIMLGVDTAVPCGLIINELFSNSLKYAFKDRENGEININFSENDDGKYILTVSDNGSGFKGKADLQTTDSLGLQLVSTLTRQLGGVIQLDAEKGTKFSVIFPIPQTKEKGAKECQKIRC